One segment of Natronosalvus halobius DNA contains the following:
- a CDS encoding response regulator transcription factor — translation MATKPTILVVDDERELVDLYTSWMRDSYAVRTAYTGRGALEQLSDEVDVVLLDRHMPDLTGDEVLDELRRRGHDCWVIMVTAVDPGLDIIDLDVDDYVTKPVSRTTLTRLIENLRAKSRYGQHGRREVTALSNKKEALDDTLSIDDLEGTDRYRRLEADLQELGDSMGEEFAEGE, via the coding sequence ATGGCAACCAAACCGACCATTCTCGTCGTCGACGACGAGCGCGAACTGGTCGACCTCTACACGAGCTGGATGCGCGACAGTTACGCCGTTCGCACCGCCTACACGGGTCGCGGTGCACTCGAGCAGTTGAGCGACGAGGTCGACGTCGTGCTGCTCGACCGACACATGCCCGACCTCACCGGCGACGAGGTCCTGGACGAACTCCGCCGTCGAGGCCACGACTGCTGGGTCATCATGGTTACCGCCGTCGACCCCGGACTCGACATCATCGACCTCGATGTCGACGACTACGTGACGAAGCCAGTCTCGCGAACGACGTTGACGCGCCTGATCGAAAATCTCCGCGCGAAGTCGCGATACGGTCAACACGGCCGCCGCGAGGTGACGGCCCTCTCGAACAAGAAGGAAGCGCTCGACGATACCCTCTCGATCGACGACCTGGAGGGAACCGACCGCTATCGTCGGCTCGAGGCTGATTTGCAGGAACTCGGTGACTCGATGGG